The Cherax quadricarinatus isolate ZL_2023a chromosome 76, ASM3850222v1, whole genome shotgun sequence genomic sequence TGAGGATGTACTAGACACTGTGGAAGTATTACAAGGTGTTGCGAGTGAATCTGCTGGATCAGAGGTAAATTGTCCTATACTAGTAGAGATGGATACTGCAGGATTAACTGGTGAAGCAGAATTAGTAGATGAAACAGCTAGTGAGGtacaaacagagagagaaactCTAGGTGAAATATTAGTGAGGGAATCTGATGAAGCATCAGATGGAGTCAGAATGACCGATTCTGCAGAAGTGACACACTCGAGGGAAACAATGGGCGTGTCGATGGAAAAGTTTCTATGTTTTTCAGAGACGCAGCGCCTCTTGCAGGTTCTTCGTGATTTACCACTGAGAGATGAAGTGATTGCAGGTAATGGATCAGCTTTATCAACTTCTGTAGCCAAAGATGGCTGCAGTTTCAGCCCATGGTGCTTCCTTTCTCTAGCTGAAGTGACTGTGTTCCTTGGTGTTAATGACACGCTTGTGTAGTCATCAAGTCTAACAGTCTGACAAAATGCCTCATCCTTCCCAGCCACTGACTGCTTTTCTTTCTCAATAAGCTTTTCCACCTGGTACATGAGGGCTAAACCATACATATTTCCAACGTGCCTAGCTGCTTCCTTATCTTCTCCAGCAATCATTGGCAGCCATATATCTGAAAATTAGAAAAACTATATAAAAATATTGCACTATTACATCTGTTATAAAATACTGTATGGGTACAGGCCTGTTTAATTTTTTACATTTCTTTTCGGGTTCCACCTTATCGGATGACATCGTTTCGTTGTTGCCAGTTCTGGCAAAAATGCAAAATTTACAAAAATACATAAGCCtacaatatgcaataaatgcAGCATACAATCCTAGACCTAATTTATATAGCAAGAAGCTTGAGAATTGACAATTTAAATTTATGCAGCCTAAAATTAAACCCATGTTAGTTGGATAACTAAATATCAATACGCTGTACTATTTCAAAAAATTGTACCCAACAacaaacagaaataataatattagtgATACTGACAGAGAATTTTGACCATGTATGTTACCCAGTGCTCGAACCAAAAACAAAAGATATAAAACACACTAAAagcaaaaattaaaattaaacaaAGGCCATGAACATAATATAATGCTAAAGAAATAAATATCATACCAAGTTTAAATAACCAACATCTCTTGAAAAAAACATTAAATTAATGTCAAAATACTCCCCTAAAAGTTCCCAGAGATCCCTACAGGCACCCTGGTGATTATAAAAATTACAAAGGTGGAAAGGCCTATGCCCTGGCCAAACTGTGTTGCACAGTCAGCAACATACCACAAGCTACAGAGTGCACAAGAGCACCTGCAAAAAGGTCACTATGGGAGAGAGGTGTGTCCTTCATGAAGAAGGAATAGGTTATCTAAATGATAAAATTT encodes the following:
- the LOC128703612 gene encoding uncharacterized protein isoform X2 encodes the protein MEEHESQLGSFFKGLVEKYLELYTSELGMSATLLFNFVGYVGKTLCGETKLSDIWLPMIAGEDKEAARHVGNMYGLALMYQVEKLIEKEKQSVAGKDEAFCQTVRLDDYTSVSLTPRNTVTSARERKHHGLKLQPSLATEVDKADPLPAITSSLSGKSRRTCKRRCVSEKHRNFSIDTPIVSLECVTSAESVILTPSDASSDSLTNISPRVSLSVCTSLAVSSTNSASPVNPAVSISTSIGQFTSDPADSLATPCNTSTVSSTSSEHHSSPCISTTPAPKCTNLVSTSVTRIKTRSATKRISSTVQRASRRLGPSVDRTPSRLPTSRTATLPKDATRGKCSTSTKRIRPKNALPVKRKTFVPSNKPVKGTSSAQRKTSIKRKSLTTADNSTRSGRIPKKKTVLDL
- the LOC128703612 gene encoding uncharacterized protein isoform X3; the encoded protein is MATPPHKEIQQIRGKKKNFFLKEARRVVSQVSGVPGKDWLAAIAKYAAENDIWLPMIAGEDKEAARHVGNMYGLALMYQVEKLIEKEKQSVAGKDEAFCQTVRLDDYTSVSLTPRNTVTSARERKHHGLKLQPSLATEVDKADPLPAITSSLSGKSRRTCKRRCVSEKHRNFSIDTPIVSLECVTSAESVILTPSDASSDSLTNISPRVSLSVCTSLAVSSTNSASPVNPAVSISTSIGQFTSDPADSLATPCNTSTVSSTSSEHHSSPCISTTPAPKCTNLVSTSVTRIKTRSATKRISSTVQRASRRLGPSVDRTPSRLPTSRTATLPKDATRGKCSTSTKRIRPKNALPVKRKTFVPSNKPVKGTSSAQRKTSIKRKSLTTADNSTRSGRIPKKKTVLDL